Proteins from one methanogenic archaeon mixed culture ISO4-G1 genomic window:
- a CDS encoding ATP phosphoribosyltransferase HisG, giving the protein MTVRLGVPNKGRLNERTIDLLSKAGIDLGEDIGRRLYIKSKNQDIEVVFVRAQDVPVFIAEGAIDMGITGIDEVAESGRDLVNALNLCFGYCHLAVAVPESSEAFDVSMLKDGTRIATSFPNLTRRYFEELGKKMEIITVTGACEIMPYLGVADMIVDLVSTGSTLKTNRLREIASIIESQAIIVTSKKAMAEKGQAIQDIVDSFQSVIQAENKKYLMADVPKDRLSEVEKIIPGIGGPTVLEIAGSQDFLAVHAVIDEKDMFKVILDLKKLGAKGILTSPIERLVN; this is encoded by the coding sequence ATGACAGTAAGACTAGGAGTTCCGAACAAGGGAAGGCTGAACGAGAGGACCATCGATCTCCTCTCGAAGGCCGGCATAGACCTGGGAGAGGACATAGGCAGGAGGCTCTATATCAAGTCCAAGAACCAGGACATAGAGGTCGTCTTCGTCAGGGCGCAGGACGTACCCGTCTTCATCGCCGAGGGTGCCATCGACATGGGTATCACCGGCATCGACGAGGTCGCGGAGTCCGGAAGGGATCTCGTGAACGCACTCAACCTCTGTTTCGGATACTGTCACCTCGCGGTCGCCGTCCCCGAGTCATCGGAGGCCTTCGACGTCTCCATGCTGAAGGACGGCACGAGGATCGCGACATCGTTCCCCAACCTCACGAGGAGGTACTTCGAGGAGCTCGGAAAGAAGATGGAGATCATCACCGTCACCGGAGCATGCGAGATCATGCCCTACCTCGGTGTCGCCGACATGATAGTCGACCTGGTCTCCACCGGATCCACCCTCAAGACCAACAGGCTCAGGGAGATCGCCTCCATCATCGAATCCCAGGCCATCATAGTCACATCCAAGAAGGCCATGGCCGAGAAGGGCCAGGCCATACAGGACATCGTCGATTCGTTCCAGAGCGTCATCCAGGCCGAGAACAAGAAGTACCTCATGGCCGACGTCCCCAAGGACAGGCTGTCGGAGGTCGAGAAGATCATCCCCGGAATCGGAGGTCCGACCGTCCTCGAGATCGCAGGCTCGCAGGACTTCCTCGCGGTGCACGCGGTCATCGACGAGAAGGACATGTTCAAGGTCATACTGGACCTCAAGAAGCTCGGTGCCAAGGGCATCCTGACATCCCCCATCGAGAGACTGGTGAACTGA
- a CDS encoding histidinol-phosphate transaminase HisC — protein MDRSVMRGTTRDFVRYYNPKLNGEVRLDTNTNVLGSNPAAEKYLREHTWDLNGYPNTYSDGLRGALAELYGLETDNIIAGNGSDEMLDVVFKTFMDMGDDSVVPVPSYTLYDYFVKLNGGKVREVDLTEDFQLDVDAMVKQKAKIAIMPSPNNPTGNCFRKNDIEEVLSRFDGIVVVDEAYTEYADECFINRVEEFDNLVVLRTFSKAYAMAALRVGYAATNKKLADMMLCVKIPYSLNMVSEGAALAAVKDQEFIRRSVSMVKEQRPKLDAGLRKLGFETFPSDSNFILARSPIDHKVLVDGLKERGVLIRDFGSKRRTENCVRTTVGTEELNSLLLEKAEEVISACR, from the coding sequence ATGGACAGATCCGTCATGAGGGGCACCACCCGCGATTTCGTCAGATACTACAACCCGAAGCTCAACGGAGAGGTCAGGCTGGATACCAACACGAACGTCCTCGGATCCAACCCCGCTGCGGAGAAGTACCTGAGGGAGCACACGTGGGACCTCAACGGCTATCCCAACACCTACTCCGACGGGCTCAGGGGAGCGCTGGCGGAGCTCTATGGACTGGAGACCGACAACATCATCGCCGGCAACGGTTCGGACGAGATGCTGGATGTCGTGTTCAAGACATTCATGGACATGGGAGACGACTCGGTCGTCCCCGTGCCCTCCTACACCCTGTACGACTACTTCGTCAAGCTGAACGGCGGAAAGGTCAGGGAGGTGGACCTCACGGAGGACTTCCAGCTCGACGTGGATGCCATGGTGAAGCAGAAGGCGAAGATAGCGATCATGCCCTCGCCCAACAATCCCACCGGCAACTGCTTCAGGAAGAACGACATCGAGGAGGTTTTGTCCAGATTCGACGGGATCGTAGTCGTCGACGAGGCGTACACGGAGTACGCCGACGAGTGCTTCATCAACAGGGTGGAGGAGTTCGATAACCTCGTAGTGCTCAGGACGTTCTCCAAGGCGTACGCCATGGCCGCCCTCCGCGTTGGATATGCCGCTACGAACAAGAAGCTGGCGGACATGATGCTCTGTGTCAAGATCCCCTATTCGCTGAACATGGTCAGCGAGGGTGCGGCCCTTGCCGCGGTCAAGGACCAGGAGTTCATCAGGCGCAGCGTCTCGATGGTCAAGGAGCAGCGCCCCAAGCTGGATGCGGGACTCAGGAAGCTGGGCTTCGAGACGTTCCCGTCCGATTCCAATTTCATACTCGCCAGGTCGCCCATAGACCATAAGGTCCTCGTGGACGGCCTCAAGGAGCGCGGTGTTCTGATCCGCGACTTCGGCTCCAAGCGCAGGACGGAGAACTGCGTCAGGACAACCGTGGGGACGGAGGAGCTCAACAGCCTCCTGCTGGAGAAGGCGGAAGAGGTGATCTCCGCATGTCGCTGA
- a CDS encoding imidazole glycerol phosphate synthase glutamine amidotransferase subunit HisH, whose protein sequence is MSLKISITDYGVGNLYSIRRSLEVLGADVTIVRDMKDLKDAECIVFPGVGAFDKTMEKLTPYRDEIRSKLIDGTPALGICIGTQILFDGSDEGCSAGLGLFSGRVVKLQCQVIPHMGWNQVDSGDPLMNGVTDPNFYFVHSYYGDPIDESIVVGVTDYEDFIFPTFFRKYNTYGTQFHPEKSSASGRKVLQNFISFAEELV, encoded by the coding sequence ATGTCGCTGAAGATCTCCATCACCGACTACGGTGTCGGGAACCTCTATTCCATCCGCAGGTCCCTGGAGGTCCTCGGGGCGGACGTCACCATCGTCAGGGACATGAAGGACCTGAAGGACGCCGAGTGCATAGTGTTCCCCGGCGTGGGGGCATTTGACAAGACCATGGAGAAGCTCACACCCTACAGGGACGAGATCCGTTCGAAGCTCATCGACGGCACGCCCGCACTTGGGATATGCATCGGTACGCAGATCCTCTTCGACGGCAGCGACGAGGGCTGCTCGGCAGGTCTCGGACTCTTCTCCGGAAGGGTAGTCAAGCTACAGTGCCAGGTGATCCCGCACATGGGGTGGAACCAGGTCGATTCCGGAGATCCACTGATGAACGGGGTCACCGATCCCAACTTCTATTTCGTGCATTCGTACTACGGGGACCCGATCGACGAATCCATAGTCGTCGGTGTCACCGATTACGAGGATTTCATCTTCCCGACTTTCTTCAGGAAGTACAACACCTACGGGACCCAGTTCCACCCGGAGAAGAGCAGCGCGTCCGGAAGGAAGGTGCTGCAGAACTTCATCTCCTTCGCGGAGGAGCTCGTATGA
- a CDS encoding phosphoribosylformimino-5-aminoimidazole carboxamide ribotide isomerase HisA — protein sequence MRVIPAVDVMDHQVVQLVGGKPGSQQVVMPDPLKVAGMWIDKGAEYLHLVDLDGAFGHEGNLNVFKQITREYGVPTEIGGGIRDADTIDDLVSAGVDRIIVGTKAVKEPDWLAEMADRHPGRIVLSMDTKGGKIAVKGWQESASITVKDMFDRIRDMPLAAVLNTNVDVEGQKKGIDEAQAKDFIARCPVPVISSGGVTSKRDADVLSAAGAEGAVVGLALYTDVIRPWEWDTPWKA from the coding sequence ATGAGGGTCATCCCCGCCGTAGATGTCATGGACCACCAGGTGGTCCAGCTGGTGGGGGGCAAGCCCGGTTCCCAGCAGGTCGTCATGCCCGATCCCCTCAAGGTCGCAGGCATGTGGATCGACAAGGGTGCCGAATACCTTCACCTGGTGGATCTGGACGGTGCGTTCGGCCACGAGGGGAATCTGAATGTCTTCAAGCAGATCACCAGGGAGTACGGGGTCCCCACCGAGATCGGAGGGGGCATCAGGGATGCCGATACGATCGACGACCTCGTGTCCGCAGGCGTGGACAGGATCATAGTAGGGACCAAGGCCGTCAAGGAGCCCGACTGGCTCGCGGAGATGGCCGACCGCCACCCCGGGAGGATAGTGCTCTCGATGGATACCAAGGGGGGAAAGATAGCCGTCAAGGGATGGCAGGAATCCGCTTCCATAACCGTCAAGGACATGTTCGACAGGATCAGGGACATGCCCCTCGCGGCGGTGCTCAACACCAACGTGGATGTCGAGGGCCAGAAGAAGGGCATCGACGAGGCACAGGCCAAGGACTTCATCGCAAGGTGCCCCGTGCCGGTCATATCCTCGGGAGGGGTCACCTCCAAGAGGGATGCCGACGTCCTTTCCGCCGCAGGAGCGGAGGGCGCCGTTGTCGGTCTCGCGCTCTACACGGATGTCATCCGTCCGTGGGAATGGGACACCCCCTGGAAGGCCTGA
- a CDS encoding helix-turn-helix domain-containing protein, whose translation MKVPCELIVTYVLPTAKGALAKELVNKHGMTQIQVARLFGVTSAAVSQYLKGIRGGNSIIDKSAYKDDFYAMIEDMADSIAAGMDVAEALCLICDYVRESGLLRALYILEGCSPDKLPNVGCPKYIIDIDSPTDET comes from the coding sequence ATGAAAGTGCCTTGCGAATTGATTGTGACATACGTCCTTCCGACGGCCAAAGGAGCGCTAGCCAAAGAGCTGGTCAACAAGCACGGAATGACGCAGATCCAGGTGGCCAGACTGTTCGGTGTGACGAGCGCGGCCGTCTCTCAGTATCTAAAAGGCATAAGGGGTGGCAACAGCATCATCGATAAAAGTGCCTATAAGGACGATTTCTACGCGATGATCGAGGACATGGCCGACAGCATCGCCGCCGGCATGGACGTCGCCGAGGCGCTGTGCCTCATATGCGACTATGTCAGGGAGAGCGGCCTGCTCAGGGCGCTGTATATCCTGGAGGGATGTTCCCCCGACAAACTGCCCAACGTCGGGTGTCCCAAATATATAATCGATATCGATTCCCCAACCGATGAGACCTGA
- a CDS encoding amidohydrolase PncC family — MHRCEAEALIEAAKAKGIRISCAESCTGGMIGCILTSVPGSSEVFMGSAVTYSNQSKQDILNVKEETLLAHGAVSEDTAREMAIGSVKAYRSDAAVAVTGIAGPGGAVPGKPVGTVFIAVSDGSRSVVSEFHFTGDRDSVRSQTASEAMGLLKDFIGGIL; from the coding sequence ATGCACCGCTGCGAGGCCGAAGCCCTCATCGAGGCCGCGAAGGCGAAGGGCATCAGGATCTCCTGTGCCGAATCATGCACCGGAGGGATGATAGGCTGCATCCTAACATCTGTACCGGGTTCTTCCGAGGTCTTCATGGGAAGCGCCGTCACATATTCCAATCAATCCAAGCAGGACATCCTCAATGTCAAAGAAGAGACGCTGCTGGCACATGGTGCGGTGAGCGAGGATACCGCACGCGAGATGGCGATAGGATCGGTCAAGGCGTACAGGAGCGATGCTGCCGTCGCAGTGACCGGCATAGCGGGCCCAGGAGGGGCCGTACCGGGCAAGCCCGTGGGTACGGTGTTCATAGCGGTATCCGACGGTTCACGTAGTGTCGTATCGGAATTCCATTTCACAGGCGACCGCGATTCAGTGAGGTCGCAGACCGCTTCGGAAGCCATGGGTCTCCTGAAGGATTTCATCGGGGGCATACTATGA
- a CDS encoding ThiF family protein, protein MRFERQLPIFGEEGQQRIMNAVVGIVGCGGLGVNVITQLTMAGVSHFILFDHQSPELSNLNRQFIYSASDYRPKSVIAAEWILALNPSAEVQSNAEPFTEMNGSLLQGCDILVDCLDNFESRMVLSDLSEKMSVPLIHGGVSGMNGQIAVCIPGRTKSLREMIGTMKSPEGMIPSIGAAVSTIASMEALEVLKIISGIGTDNEGRLITVDMSDWNIDKADF, encoded by the coding sequence ATGAGGTTCGAGAGACAGTTGCCGATCTTCGGCGAGGAAGGGCAGCAGAGGATCATGAACGCCGTCGTGGGCATCGTGGGATGCGGCGGACTGGGCGTGAACGTGATCACCCAGTTGACCATGGCCGGGGTATCGCATTTCATACTCTTCGACCATCAGTCCCCGGAGCTGTCCAACCTCAACCGCCAGTTCATCTACAGCGCCAGCGACTACAGACCGAAGTCAGTCATCGCGGCAGAGTGGATCCTCGCTCTGAATCCCAGCGCGGAGGTCCAGTCGAATGCGGAACCCTTTACGGAGATGAACGGATCCCTCCTACAGGGATGCGACATCCTGGTGGACTGCCTGGACAACTTCGAGTCCCGCATGGTACTTTCCGACCTTTCGGAGAAGATGAGTGTCCCTCTCATCCACGGCGGGGTATCGGGAATGAACGGGCAGATAGCGGTATGCATCCCCGGAAGGACCAAGTCCCTGAGGGAAATGATTGGCACCATGAAGAGCCCCGAGGGAATGATCCCTAGCATCGGCGCCGCGGTGTCCACGATAGCCTCGATGGAGGCGCTGGAGGTGCTCAAGATCATCTCAGGGATCGGTACCGATAATGAGGGCAGACTTATCACCGTGGACATGTCCGATTGGAACATCGACAAAGCGGATTTCTAA
- a CDS encoding phosphoribosylaminoimidazolesuccinocarboxamide synthase PurC, with amino-acid sequence MQHIMTGKVKEVYKVDDDTLEFAYTNNISVFDKIIPSQIPHKGETLCRTAKYWFGLLSKEGINNHYISEPSADRMRVKRVDIIRDYSKINGSTTNYLIPLEVICRYYAAGSLMDRIKSGKVKAEDLGFPAGHEVKEGEKLPQPFIECTTKLEAHDENLTDEEAKKMAGLSDEEFEEIKRTVLKIDSIIDRECSKRGLIHCDGKKEFAFDKNRKLMVIDTFGTLDEDRWWDADEFAKGRIVQLSKEFVRQYYRETGYHKALYDAREKGLPEPDIPALPQEIVDRVSKLYVDMFERITGEKF; translated from the coding sequence ATGCAGCACATAATGACCGGAAAGGTCAAAGAGGTCTACAAGGTGGACGACGACACCCTGGAGTTCGCCTACACCAACAACATCTCGGTCTTCGACAAGATCATTCCTTCTCAGATCCCCCACAAGGGAGAGACCCTCTGCAGGACAGCGAAGTACTGGTTCGGTCTTCTCTCCAAGGAGGGAATCAACAACCATTACATCAGCGAGCCCTCCGCCGACAGGATGAGGGTCAAGAGGGTGGACATCATCAGGGACTACAGCAAGATCAACGGTTCCACCACCAACTACCTGATCCCCCTGGAGGTCATCTGCAGGTACTATGCGGCAGGTTCCCTCATGGACAGGATCAAGTCTGGGAAGGTCAAGGCAGAGGACCTCGGATTCCCCGCGGGACACGAGGTCAAGGAGGGAGAGAAGCTCCCCCAGCCGTTCATCGAGTGCACCACCAAACTCGAAGCTCACGACGAGAATCTCACCGACGAGGAGGCCAAGAAGATGGCCGGACTCTCGGATGAGGAGTTCGAGGAGATCAAGAGGACTGTACTCAAGATCGATTCCATCATCGACAGGGAGTGCAGCAAGAGGGGCCTCATCCACTGCGACGGAAAGAAGGAGTTCGCCTTCGACAAGAACAGGAAGCTGATGGTCATCGACACCTTCGGTACCCTCGACGAGGACCGCTGGTGGGACGCCGACGAGTTCGCCAAGGGAAGGATCGTGCAGCTCTCCAAGGAGTTCGTCCGCCAGTACTACCGCGAGACCGGTTACCACAAGGCCCTCTACGACGCACGCGAGAAGGGACTCCCCGAACCGGACATACCCGCGCTCCCCCAGGAGATCGTGGACCGCGTGAGCAAGCTCTACGTGGACATGTTCGAGAGGATCACGGGAGAGAAGTTCTGA
- a CDS encoding iron-containing alcohol dehydrogenase → MGKDFLKAKMVEFPRNVIAGHDVLKDVKDVCVNIHSGRVGTIITGENTDKAAGQAVKQCLDGYDIDTCITGNATVENIEYVKKRIIENKSTFILAVGGGSKIDIAKIASLDLNIPFISIPTSAAHDGIASNRASIKSETGSKSIEGASPMGVIADTGIIFNAPYRALASGCADVLSNFSSLRDWKLAYNLRDEDFSRSAYSFAMFAAESMMDASDYIRPNLEESVWLAIKPIIVSGISMCIARSSRPTSGSEHMISHTIDMMYPGSAMHGEQCGVAAIVTSYLQKGDWEELKHALLKIGAPTQASEIGLSDEEFIEAVANAHKIRKDRYTILGDKGIPRDVIEDVCIRTGVI, encoded by the coding sequence TTGGGCAAGGACTTCCTTAAAGCGAAGATGGTCGAGTTCCCCAGAAACGTCATAGCGGGGCACGACGTCCTCAAGGACGTCAAGGACGTGTGCGTCAACATCCACAGCGGACGCGTCGGGACCATCATCACAGGGGAGAACACCGACAAGGCCGCCGGACAGGCCGTTAAGCAGTGCCTGGACGGTTACGACATCGACACCTGCATCACGGGGAACGCCACCGTCGAGAACATCGAGTACGTGAAGAAGAGGATCATCGAGAACAAGTCCACCTTCATCCTCGCCGTCGGAGGGGGCAGCAAGATCGACATCGCTAAGATAGCCTCTTTGGATCTGAACATCCCCTTCATCAGCATCCCCACGTCGGCCGCCCATGACGGGATCGCGTCCAACAGGGCGTCCATCAAATCGGAGACCGGATCCAAGTCCATAGAAGGGGCATCACCGATGGGAGTCATCGCTGACACCGGCATCATATTCAACGCGCCCTACCGCGCACTGGCATCGGGATGCGCCGATGTGCTTTCCAACTTCAGCTCGCTCCGCGACTGGAAGCTCGCCTACAACCTCAGGGACGAGGACTTCAGCAGATCCGCTTATTCCTTTGCGATGTTCGCGGCGGAGTCCATGATGGACGCCTCCGATTACATCAGGCCGAACCTCGAGGAGAGCGTATGGCTTGCCATCAAGCCCATAATCGTATCGGGGATCTCCATGTGCATCGCCAGAAGCTCCAGGCCCACCAGCGGTTCGGAGCACATGATCTCGCACACCATCGACATGATGTATCCCGGAAGCGCCATGCACGGGGAGCAGTGCGGAGTCGCCGCGATCGTCACATCCTATCTCCAGAAGGGAGACTGGGAAGAGCTCAAGCACGCTCTCCTGAAGATCGGTGCACCGACACAGGCATCCGAGATCGGTCTCTCGGACGAGGAGTTCATCGAAGCTGTCGCCAACGCCCACAAGATCCGCAAGGACAGGTACACCATCCTCGGGGACAAGGGCATCCCGAGGGACGTCATCGAGGACGTATGTATCAGGACAGGGGTGATCTGA